Proteins from one Antennarius striatus isolate MH-2024 chromosome 12, ASM4005453v1, whole genome shotgun sequence genomic window:
- the LOC137605526 gene encoding olfactory receptor 11A1-like, with the protein MLMDIELNMTFITLDGYVEVEKYRYLYFLIMLIFYILIICCNSVIVFLILIHQNLHEPMYIFIAALLINSVLFSTTVYPKILIDSLSESQIISYPACLFQVFVFYSVAASDFLLLAAMSYDRYVSICKPLQYPTIMRKTTVKVLLCLAWLLPAVQIAAGVTQFAHEKLCSFSIMGFYCNSSLLINYCGESRWLYGIVLLLNTAIIPSLFILFTYTRIFIISYQSSRDVRRKAAQTCLPHLIVLISFTCFCSFDAVTPQPEFNVSKTVRLIMTLQVVVYTPLFNPIIYGLKMKEIYQHLQRLFCHGKLKPHF; encoded by the coding sequence ATGCTGATGGATATTGAACTTAACATGACGTTTATAACTCTTGATGGATATGTGGAAGTGGAAAAATACAGATATCTGTATTTTCTAATCATGTTGATATTTTACATTCTGATAATATGTTGTAATTCTGTTATTGTGTTTCTTATCTTGATTCATCAGAACCTCCATGAGCctatgtacatttttattgcagCTTTGCTCATCAACTCTGTTTTATTCAGCACCACTGTCTACCCCAAAATTCTAATTGACTCATTATCAGAGAGTCAGATCATATCTTATCCAGCTTGTCTCTTCCAGGTGTTTGTATTTTACTCTGTAGCTGCATCTGATTTCTTGCTATTGGCAGCTATGTCTTATGACAGGTATGTGTCTATATGTAAACCTCTGCAATATCCAACCATCATGAGGAAAACTACTGTAAAGGTTTTGCTATGTTTGGCCTGGCTTCTGCCTGCTGTTCAGATTGCAGCTGGAGTCACACAGTTTGCTCATGAAAAACTTTGCAGCTTTTCTATCATGGGATTTTACTGCAATAGTTCTCTTCTTATAAATTACTGTGGGGAATCAAGATGGCTGTATGGTATTGTTCTTTTGTTAAATACTGCAATTATCccttcactttttattttgtttacctACACCAGAATATTCATAATTTCTTATCAGAGTAGCAGAGACGTCAGGAGAAAAGCTGCACAGACCTGTTTACCACACTTGATAGTTTTAATCAGTTTTACCTGTTTCTGTTCTTTTGATGCCGTTACACCTCAACCTGAATTTAATGTGTCAAAAACTGTGCGGTTAATAATGACTCTACAAGTAGTTGTGTATACTCCTCTCTTCAATCCAATCATATATGgactaaaaatgaaagaaatttatCAACACCTGCAGAGATTGTTCTGTCATGGCAAACTGAAACCTCACTTTTAA
- the LOC137605527 gene encoding olfactory receptor 4N2-like — protein sequence MDLNVTYIILGGYVEVHKYKCLYFIIIFTAYIFIVCSNCTIVYLIWSHQNLHEPMYIFIAALLINSVLYSTVIYPKLLIDFLSEKQIISYSACVLQCFVFYSFGGSEFLLLLGMAYDRYVSICKPLQYPVIMKKTTVCIFLAVSWLLPAAELVAAVIISLNRKLCNFTLKGIFCNNSIYKLPCVPSRTISIYTVLILISVALLPLSFILFTYAKIFTVTYRSSREVRKKAVETCLPHLLVLINFFLLCMYEFIIVRLESNIPKVARFIMTLQLILYHPVFNPIIYGLKMKEIHKHMKRLFLKIKLICYQY from the coding sequence ATGGACCTGAATGTGACTTATATAATTCTTGGAGGATATGTGGAAGTTCACAAAtacaaatgtctttattttataatcATTTTTACTGCGTATATCTTCATTGTATGTAGTAATTGTACTATTGTGTACCTTATCTGGTCCCACCAAAACCTTCATGAGCCTATGTACATCTTTATTGCAGCTTTGTTAATCAACTCTGTTCTTTACAGCACTGTGATCTACCCAAAGCTTTTGATTGACTTTTTATCTGAAAAACAGATCATATCTTACTCAGCCTGTGTCCTacaatgttttgtgttttactctTTCGGTGGTTCAGAGTTTTTACTGTTGTTAGGTATGGCCTATGACAGATATGTGTCCATATGTAAACCTCTGCAATATCCAGTCATCATGAAGAAAACAACTGTCTGTATCTTTCTGGCTGTTTCTTggcttcttcctgctgctgagcTTGTGGCAGCTGTGATTATAAGTCTGAACAGGAAGCTCTGTAACTTTACTCTGAAAGGCATTTTCTGCAATAACTCAATTTATAAACTTCCTTGTGTTCCTTCAAGAACAATATCAATATATACTGTGTTAATTTTGATAAGTGTTGCACTTCTTCCCTTGTCGTTCATACTTTTTACCtatgcaaaaatatttacagtcacATACAGGAGTAGCAGGGAAGTCAGGAAAAAAGCTGTAGAGACCTGTTTACCTCACCTCCTGGTTTtgataaacttttttttgttgtgcatGTATGAATTCATTATAGTCAGACTGGAATCTAACATTCCAAAAGTTGCACGTTTTATAATGACTTTACAGCTGATTTTGTATCATCCTGTCTTTAATCCAATCATATACggactgaaaatgaaagaaatccaTAAACACATGAAGAGATTGTTTCTGAAGATTAAATTAATATGTTATCAATATTGA
- the LOC137605528 gene encoding olfactory receptor 11A1-like, with protein MFMDVELNMTFITLIGYVEVEKYRYLYFLIMLIFYILIICCNSVIVFLILIHQNLHEPMYIFIAALLINSVLFSTTVYPKILIDSLSESQIISYPACLFQVFVFYSVAASDFSLLAVMSYDRYVSICKPLQYPTIMRKTTVKVLLCLAWFLPVIQFAAGAMQVAHEKLCSFSIMGFYCNSSLLTVYCEKSKPLYGLFLVVITVIIPSLFILFTYTRIFMISYQSSRDVRRKAAQTCLPHLIVLISFTCIFAFDAVIPRLTFVSKTVRLIMTLQVIVCTPLFNPIIYGLKMKEIYKHLKRLFCHGKLKPHF; from the coding sequence ATGTTCATGGACGTTGAACTTAACATGACATTTATAACTCTTATCGGATATGTGGAAGTGGAAAAATACAGATATCTGTATTTTCTAATCATGTTGATATTTTACATTCTGATAATATGTTGTAATTCTGTTATTGTGTTTCTTATCTTGATTCATCAGAACCTCCATGAGCctatgtacatttttattgcagCTTTGCTCATCAACTCTGTTTTATTCAGCACCACTGTCTACCCCAAAATTCTAATTGACTCATTATCAGAGAGTCAGATCATATCTTATCCAGCTTGTCTCTTCCAGGTGTTTGTATTTTACTCTGTAGCTGCATCCGATTTCTCACTGTTGGCAGTTATGTCTTATGACAGGTATGTGTCTATATGTAAACCTCTGCAATATCCAACCATCATGAGGAAAACTACTGTAAAGGTTTTGCTATGTTTGGCCTGGTTTCTGCCCGTGATCCAGTTTGCAGCTGGAGCTATGCAGGTTGCTCATGAAAAACTTTGCAGCTTTTCTATCATGGGATTTTACTGCAATAGTTCTCTTCTGACAGTTTACTGTGAGAAATCAAAACCACTGTATGGTTTGTTTCTTGTggtaattactgtaattatcccttcactttttattttgtttacgtACACAAGAATATTCATGATCTCTTATCAAAGTAGCAGAGACGTCCGGAGAAAAGCTGCACAGACCTGTTTACCACACTTGATAGTTTTAATCAGTTTTACCTGTATTTTTGCTTTTGATGCCGTTATACCTCGTCTTACATTTGTGTCAAAAACTGTGCGCTTAATAATGACTCTACAAGTGATTGTGTGTACTCCTCTCTTCAATCCAATCATCTATGgactaaaaatgaaagaaatttataaacacctgaagagattGTTCTGTCATGGCAAACTGAAACCTCACTTTTAA
- the LOC137605529 gene encoding olfactory receptor 6N2-like, whose protein sequence is MDLNVTYLTLGGHVEVHKYRYLYFIIVLTAYIFIICSNCTIVYIIWFHQNLHEPMYVFIAALLINSVLFSTVIYPKLLIDFLSEKQIISYSACLLQYFMFYSFGTSEFLLLLGMAYDRYVSICKPLQYPTIMKKTTVCIFLAVAWLLPAAEMVGSVIMSLNRKLCNFTLKGIFCNNLIYKLHCVPSRTISIYGVFILISVSLLPLLFILFTYAKIFTVTYRSSREVRKKAAETCLPHLLVLINLYLLGMYDLIIARLESNIPRVAHFLLTLQVILYHPLFNPIIYGLKMKEIHKHLKRLSMIKCTRYH, encoded by the coding sequence ATGGACTTAAATGTGACATATTTAACTCTTGGAGGACATGTGGAAGTTCACAAATACAGATATCTTTATTTTATAATCGTTTTAACTGCATATATCTTCATCATATGTAGTAATTGTACTATTGTGTACATTATCTGGTTCCACCAAAACCTTCATGAGCCTATGTACGTCTTTATTGCAGCTTTGTTAATCAACTCTGTTCTTTTCAGCACTGTGATCTACCCAAAGCTTTTGATTGACTTTTTATCTGAAAAACAGATCATATCTTACTCAGCCTGCCTCCTCCAATACTTCATGTTTTACTCTTTTGGGACTTCCGAGTTTTTACTGTTGTTAGGTATGGCCTATGACAGATATGTGTCCATATGTAAACCTCTGCAATATCCAACCATCATGAAGAAAACAACTGTCTGTATCTTTCTGGCTGTTGCTTggcttcttcctgctgctgagaTGGTGGGATCTGTGATCATGAGTCTGAACAGGAAGCTCTGTAACTTTACTCTGAAAGGCATTTTCTGCAATAACTTAATTTATAAACTTCATTGTGTTCCTTCAAGAACAATATCAATATATGGTGTGTTCATTTTGATAAGTGTTTCACTTCTTCCCTTGCTGTTCATACTTTTCACCtatgcaaaaatatttacagtaacatACAGGAGTAGCAGGGAAGTCAGGAAAAAAGCTGCAGAGACCTGTTTACCTCACCTCCTGGTTTTGATAAACTTATACTTGTTAGGCATGTATGATCTGATTATTGCCAGACTGGAATCTAACATTCCAAGAGTTGCACATTTTTTATTGACTTTACAGGTTATTTTGTATCATCCTCTCTTTAATCCAATCATATACggactgaaaatgaaagaaatccataaacacctgaagagattGTCTATGATTAAATGTACACGTTATCATTGA